From the Streptomyces sp. Sge12 genome, the window GGAGGTCAGCGCCCCCTTGGAGGCGGCGTAGGCGGCCTGCTGCACCTCGTTGGGCGCGGCGACCGCGGACTGCGTCCCGATGATCACCACGGCTCCGCCGCGCTCCTTGAGGCCGGGCAGGCAGGCCCGGGTCATGCGCAGGGTGCCCAGCAGGTTGACGTCGATGATCTGCTGCCAGGTCCCGAAGTCGGCGTCCTCCAGCCCGCCGAAGTACGAGTCCCAGGCGGCCACGTGCACGACGGCGTCGATCCGGCCGAAGCGCGTGAGCGCGAGCTCGGCGAGGGCCTCGCACTGCCGCTCGTCCCCGATGTCGGTGGCGCGGTAGGCGGTGTGCGCTCCGTCGGGGTCGATCTCGGCGGCGGATTTGGCGAGATTCGCCTCCGTCCGCGCCCCGAGTACGGCGTTCCCGCCGTCCCGCACGACGGCGGCGGCCACCTGATGCCCGAGCCCGGCCCCGACGCCGGAGACGATGACGGTCTTCCCTTGCAGCAGCACGACGGACCTCCAGGGCGACAACGTATCTGACGGCCCGTCAGGCTAGGGGAGGGTCGCCCCCATGTGAAGGGGCGGGACGGCGTCGGGGCGGTGTCGGGGTGGGCCGGCTGCGATCGGCGAGCAGCGACCGTACGTGCGCGTGTGCGTGCACGCGCCCGCGCCCGTGTCCGCTCCCGTG encodes:
- a CDS encoding SDR family oxidoreductase; this translates as MLLQGKTVIVSGVGAGLGHQVAAAVVRDGGNAVLGARTEANLAKSAAEIDPDGAHTAYRATDIGDERQCEALAELALTRFGRIDAVVHVAAWDSYFGGLEDADFGTWQQIIDVNLLGTLRMTRACLPGLKERGGAVVIIGTQSAVAAPNEVQQAAYAASKGALTSAMYSMARELGPHRIRVNTVLPGWMWGPPVQAFVTFTAHTEGIPEAEVHARLTRRMALPDLATDGDVADSAAFLASDRARAITGQSLLVNAGELMR